From Acipenser ruthenus chromosome 36, fAciRut3.2 maternal haplotype, whole genome shotgun sequence:
cgacttgagTTCATTCTAGGAGGGTGGTGCAACacttttggtcagagctgtaTGGAATGATTGCGTTGTGCGGAACCCCCCTGCTCAGGGTTCCGATAGGAGAACGCAGTGCGCGTGGACGGTCACTAGGGTCCAGCTCACAGCGCAGGGCTCGGCTCCACTCTCTCTACGTGCGAACCTTCCTCTTGTCATTGAAGAGGCTGCGGAGCAGGTAGACCTGCACGAGggccaccaccatcatcaccagcatgTTGAGAGAGGACCAGAAGGTGACGCGGAACAGGTTGTCCTCTTGCAGGTTACGGTCCCGCGCCTCGAAGGCTCTCAGCATCGTCTGCATCTGCATGCTCCTCTCCAACCTCCGACGCACGCCATCCATCGAGTCCTGAAACACAAGAGGGGGAGGCAAAACGCGTTGGCCGCCGCTGTGTTTGGAAAtcgtgaaatgttttttttttggacagcTGCTACATACTGGacccttttaataaaaaaaagtgcacGGGAAgctaaactataaataaatagcTGATCTAGGACTAAGCGGGATTGTCGGACGCACGGTTTTCAAGCTCTGTTTTATTTAGGGTGGTTCTGGTTTCTTTGCTGTGATGGTGTCACGCAACAGAAGAGCCCGCGAGGGTTACCCTGATGTCGTCCAGTTTGAAGTCCACCAGCTCGTCTGGCTGCACCACCTGAGCCCAGTCCTCCACTGCCGTGTCCTGCAGTAAGCCCTCCGTGATGACCTCGAAGAACACCATCTTCTCAGACATCCTGCTGAACGAGTTGTCGAAGCAGATCTCGTAGTCTCCATCGGCCATCGTCTCGATCCTGCACGGAAAAACCAGGACGGGAGTCAAATTCCAATTCATATTATCTATTTGGCTGATGCCTTTCTCCAGGGTTGACTTACAAGGGCactacagggttacaatgcaagattcgtATTTATATACAGCGTGGTTTACAGTAAATGTAAATCACACTACTAAAATACAACacgaactaggatgcaacaagttaaaattcctttttaaaaatcaattccacCGCCCCCATCCCAATCCCTTCAAAGGAAgttcgatccattcctggttttactatgagtttagtaagacacacctgagcttgttatacctgcacacactggggctaatcaagcttgtagtaaaacatggaatgggtgaagctgcaaggccagggataagaacataagaaagtttataaacgagaggaggccattcagcccatcttgctcgtttggttgttagtagcttattgatcccagaatctcatcaagcagcttcttgaaggatcccagggtgtcagcttcaacaatattactggggagttggttccagaccctcacaattctctgtgtaaaaaagtgcctcctattttctgttctgaatgcccctttatctaatctccatttctgacccctggtccttataaGAACAtaggatctccaaccctggtcctggagagctccgATCCTGCAGGATTTCCATCATCAATGGCTatagatctggaacacctgttcatcttgactaattaagccaataattggagCAATTATGTAACCGAGAGTTCGGTTGAAACAAAATCcagcagacccagtagctctccaggaccagggttggagatccctgtgctgtgcaataggagtcttattttcaccCCTGCAGTAGAaagcatgttatttattttagaaataactgtggcgattgttcagctgctttcattgaaGCCGATTTTTAATTGACTAAGAAACAGGGACTTCAGTTGAAGTCATCTGCTGCCCCTGTGTGaggctcattttaacagaatgctgccgattgcaattttgatcagtgatgtgctGGAATTGAAAATGAAGAATTGGCTCCAACCCTCGGAAAACCCCATGCTGTAAAACCTCCATCGTTCCCAACCAGAGGTGGTAATTAATCCCCTAAACCTAAATACAATGGATTGACACATGGTTTCCGAATAGATCTTATTTGACGTACATGCAGTGCCCTACAGCTGACTACACAAACTTTCCAAACAGCACAGCGCGAATAGTTTTCAACACGCCGGCTGAGGATCAACACTGGAACTGAACAGCATTCTCTCGGACAGAACATCCCTGCACAGTTCCGAAGAGGTGTAAAAACTAAACACTGTGTACAGCCCTGCCTTCCAGTGAATTCCAGCAGGTTTAAACTGGATTACTCAGAGGCTGCTGTGCTGGTTCAAGCTGGTCAGGCCAGTATAACAGGATGGCTTCTTACCCAAGGCTATATCAATGGAGTAGAATGTATTAAAAGGAGGAGTGTTAGATTTTGTAGGTATCCTAACTCTTTATGATTTAACAGGTTGAAAGTTGAACACACTGGGGAAGTTAACTAGGGGTGTAACGATACGCCAGCGTCATGATTCATGTCACGATATGAAATGTATCACGATACTAGAGACGGTCGACAAGGGCTGCCTGCACGATGCATAACAAGACTTTGTTTAAGACAGAAATGTAATGcgatagggagagtatgtattcataccaattGTAAAACACAAGTATTCTACATTCAGAATCCACCATAACAAGGCTTACTTCCTCACCATCTTCACATCACAGGATAAGAACACAGCCCCCTCCTCAATTACTTACACATGAATGTACTTACAGTAACAAGTCATCTCGCAAGAGTAACCTGCTCACAAACACCGAGGTctgaatttagaaacactaagAAAAGATACTTTCAAAGAGAAACGTTTTGACGAGATGCCTTTCAAAAGTTTTCAGTTCTACTT
This genomic window contains:
- the LOC117409767 gene encoding transmembrane emp24 domain-containing protein 1, with the translated sequence MEPSCARVGSFCLLIFIFCLERGTAFEQPRDTEFTFILPAGRVECFYQKALKNSTIEVEYQVIAGAGMDVDFTISHPEGFRLVSDFRKSDGIHTIETMADGDYEICFDNSFSRMSEKMVFFEVITEGLLQDTAVEDWAQVVQPDELVDFKLDDIRDSMDGVRRRLERSMQMQTMLRAFEARDRNLQEDNLFRVTFWSSLNMLVMMVVALVQVYLLRSLFNDKRKVRT